From Marivirga harenae, one genomic window encodes:
- a CDS encoding PKD domain-containing protein translates to MRYILIILFTVLLGACASIDDDFPVPPASTVSKFSVEVLDEDEREVQFNNESIIPENAGLASYTWSFGDGTTSSEASPIHTYEQYGEYQVKLVVLTTNSGEIKESSQELALLQAVDIDFTLYYMDTDMLQIIGVGEENVNADINGFGNGLAIDRTGGKLYYADDDNLSLNIMNLDGSNPEVLYEGLTGIGSVAVDSESGKVYWTNRTDGVVQRGNLDGTGSVETIIDGLSLPEGIAVHNGKIYVSDVDVPPIGENIYVANSNGSGLEIFVAGSWGYGMAIDPENERLYFGDQAVYDDPEDNRLKSVDLNNNSDIATVATIEPIGANGSRTYGISINTEENKVYWTDRSSGRIKSANLDGSGVETVIVAEGSPRGIALSF, encoded by the coding sequence ATGCGATATATTTTAATAATTCTTTTTACTGTATTGCTGGGGGCTTGTGCATCCATAGATGATGATTTTCCTGTGCCCCCAGCAAGCACAGTTTCCAAATTTTCGGTAGAAGTTTTGGATGAAGACGAGCGAGAGGTTCAATTTAACAATGAATCTATTATTCCTGAGAATGCAGGTTTAGCCTCTTACACTTGGTCTTTTGGAGATGGAACTACTTCTTCAGAAGCATCTCCTATCCATACTTATGAACAGTATGGCGAGTACCAGGTGAAGCTAGTAGTATTAACTACAAATAGTGGTGAAATCAAAGAATCATCCCAAGAATTAGCATTACTTCAAGCAGTTGATATTGATTTTACTCTCTATTACATGGATACTGATATGTTACAGATTATCGGAGTAGGGGAGGAAAATGTTAATGCTGATATAAATGGTTTTGGAAATGGACTTGCCATTGACAGAACAGGCGGTAAGCTTTACTATGCTGACGATGATAATTTATCTTTAAACATCATGAACTTAGATGGTTCAAATCCTGAAGTATTGTACGAGGGTTTGACCGGAATAGGTAGCGTAGCGGTTGATTCCGAATCAGGAAAAGTATATTGGACTAACCGAACTGATGGGGTAGTTCAAAGAGGTAATCTAGACGGGACAGGATCAGTAGAAACCATAATTGATGGATTATCACTACCAGAAGGTATTGCTGTCCATAATGGTAAAATTTATGTATCTGATGTTGATGTACCACCTATAGGAGAGAATATTTATGTAGCCAATAGTAACGGTTCAGGCTTGGAAATCTTCGTGGCCGGAAGTTGGGGTTATGGTATGGCCATCGACCCTGAGAATGAAAGATTATATTTTGGTGATCAGGCTGTTTATGACGATCCTGAAGATAACAGATTAAAAAGCGTTGATCTGAATAACAATTCAGATATCGCTACTGTCGCCACAATTGAGCCTATCGGAGCAAATGGAAGTCGGACTTATGGTATAAGCATTAATACGGAAGAAAATAAAGTCTATTGGACAGATAGGTCCTCAGGTAGAATCAAATCTGCTAATTTAGATGGCTCCGGTGTTGAAACAGTTATAGTGGCAGAGGGATCTCCACGCGGAATCGCATTAAGTTTTTAA
- a CDS encoding cyanophycinase, with protein MKRILVFILITTFFSCQTKQEEKLPVQNTTKGGLFIIGGGSRPAAMIDKLIEFSNLKAGYGYILPMASADDSAYFYANKQFSEKGLTDLKDYTKGANQLLDSIENASLIYMAGGDQRRLMDVLTEKERNSIRKAYKNGAIIAGTSAGAAVMSKKMITGDERKHPEYHATFRTIEKGNIIFDEGLGLLPANIVIDQHFIYRSRYNRLLTAVLEYPDHIGLGIDESTALFIKNDSATVIGEWQVVSFQNRNQESESKNGLLGARNLELNIYLPNDKFKLPQ; from the coding sequence ATGAAAAGAATTTTAGTCTTTATTCTCATTACGACATTTTTTTCTTGTCAAACCAAACAAGAAGAGAAATTACCTGTCCAAAATACTACGAAAGGAGGCTTATTTATTATTGGTGGAGGTTCTAGACCTGCCGCTATGATTGATAAATTGATCGAATTTTCGAATCTAAAAGCAGGCTATGGTTATATTCTTCCTATGGCTTCAGCCGATGACTCAGCCTATTTTTACGCAAATAAACAGTTTTCGGAAAAAGGCTTAACGGATTTAAAAGACTATACAAAAGGGGCAAATCAATTATTGGATTCCATTGAAAATGCCTCATTGATCTATATGGCTGGAGGGGATCAAAGGAGATTAATGGATGTCCTGACTGAAAAGGAACGGAATTCTATAAGAAAGGCCTATAAAAACGGAGCAATTATAGCCGGAACTAGTGCTGGTGCCGCAGTAATGAGTAAAAAAATGATTACTGGAGATGAAAGGAAGCATCCTGAATATCACGCTACTTTCCGAACCATAGAAAAAGGCAATATTATTTTTGATGAAGGTCTAGGTTTGTTGCCAGCAAATATTGTAATTGATCAGCACTTCATTTACAGGAGTCGGTATAACAGACTGCTAACCGCTGTTTTGGAGTACCCTGACCATATCGGTCTTGGGATAGATGAGTCAACAGCCTTATTTATAAAAAATGATTCAGCTACGGTGATCGGTGAATGGCAAGTTGTTAGCTTTCAAAATAGAAATCAAGAGTCTGAAAGCAAAAACGGTTTGTTAGGAGCAAGAAATCTTGAATTAAACATTTATCTTCCCAATGATAAATTCAAACTTCCGCAATGA
- a CDS encoding YfcC family protein — protein MIKKLPDTLVIIFFILIVFTLLTWIIPAGNYERIFVNDREVIDPDTFSYSEQNPQGLFDLLKAPIEGFQSSAQIIAFILLVGGAFAIINKTGAIDSSLQYVVQYSLSYPKSKKWIIPIIITLFSLSGATFGMSEEVLVFVMITIPLARALNYDVLVGVAIPFLGAGAGFAGAFANPFTIGVAQGIAELAPFSGMEYRLLVWLIFTFAVNIFILRYCYLLDTGKRKHYLTDIKFTTPSEKTDFNGRQKLILIAFALALLLLIYGVNSWGWYINEIAALFVGLGIIAAIIGKLGMQKTIDAIMEGARDLMPAALVVALSKGILILATDGDIIDTILHSLASLSEGIPDYASIQVMFFVQSALNFFLPSGSGQAALTMPIMAPLSDILGIGRQTAVLAFQFGDGISNLIIPTSGVTMGVLSIAKIPYEKWLKWALPIIIVFSVLAMLLLLPPVLFFSWA, from the coding sequence ATGATAAAAAAGCTTCCGGATACACTAGTCATCATATTTTTCATTTTAATAGTTTTCACTTTACTAACTTGGATAATTCCTGCCGGCAATTATGAGAGAATTTTTGTGAACGACAGGGAAGTAATCGATCCGGATACTTTTTCATATTCCGAACAAAACCCACAAGGTTTATTTGATTTATTAAAAGCGCCAATAGAAGGATTCCAATCATCTGCTCAAATTATTGCTTTCATTCTATTAGTCGGGGGAGCTTTTGCTATTATCAATAAAACAGGAGCGATTGATTCTTCACTTCAATATGTAGTGCAATACAGCCTAAGCTATCCGAAAAGTAAAAAATGGATAATACCCATTATTATTACGCTATTTTCTTTATCAGGAGCCACCTTTGGAATGAGTGAGGAGGTTTTGGTCTTTGTCATGATCACTATACCTTTAGCTAGAGCATTGAATTATGATGTCTTAGTGGGTGTAGCGATTCCATTTTTAGGTGCAGGTGCCGGTTTTGCAGGTGCATTTGCCAATCCATTTACAATTGGAGTGGCTCAAGGAATAGCTGAACTAGCGCCATTTAGTGGGATGGAATACAGATTGTTGGTTTGGCTTATTTTTACCTTTGCAGTGAATATTTTCATTCTGAGGTATTGCTATTTATTAGACACAGGAAAGCGAAAGCATTATTTGACAGATATAAAATTCACAACACCATCGGAAAAGACAGACTTTAACGGAAGACAAAAACTGATCCTTATTGCATTTGCGCTCGCACTGCTGTTGTTGATTTATGGCGTCAATAGCTGGGGCTGGTACATCAATGAGATAGCTGCACTTTTTGTTGGGCTAGGAATTATTGCCGCAATAATTGGTAAGTTGGGTATGCAAAAAACGATTGATGCTATTATGGAAGGAGCTCGAGACCTGATGCCAGCCGCTTTGGTTGTAGCGCTATCAAAAGGGATTTTAATCTTGGCAACTGATGGTGATATTATTGATACCATATTGCATAGTTTAGCTTCCTTGTCGGAAGGAATTCCAGATTATGCTTCTATTCAAGTCATGTTTTTTGTTCAAAGCGCATTGAACTTCTTTCTACCTTCTGGTAGCGGACAAGCAGCACTCACAATGCCCATTATGGCGCCATTGAGTGATATTTTAGGAATTGGCAGGCAAACAGCAGTTTTGGCTTTTCAGTTTGGGGACGGTATTTCAAACTTGATAATTCCTACTTCAGGAGTTACTATGGGGGTATTGTCTATCGCGAAGATTCCATACGAAAAATGGCTGAAGTGGGCACTTCCAATTATTATTGTTTTTTCAGTTTTAGCTATGCTATTACTTTTACCTCCTGTTTTATTTTTTAGTTGGGCATGA
- the murI gene encoding glutamate racemase yields MNKDNSAPIGIFDSGIGGLTVAHKVKELMPNESMVYFGDIAHLPYGDKSAAAIQAYSIKVTDVLLQQGCKLILIACNSASSAAFELVKEYVGSKAKVFNVIDPVVEHVGQNYSKQKVGLIGTKQTVNSNAYELKLKQLNPDVELKSLATPLLVPMIEEGFFENRISHDIIEAYLHHDELKHIEALILGCTHYPLIKNEIDKFYNGGVDILDSASIVAKRLEYFLKENALLSTKKDRKDRFLVSDITASFEASAKIFFHDEVHLEKYPIWD; encoded by the coding sequence ATGAATAAAGATAATTCAGCACCTATAGGTATTTTCGATTCTGGTATTGGCGGACTAACTGTGGCGCATAAAGTCAAAGAACTTATGCCTAATGAAAGTATGGTCTACTTTGGCGATATTGCGCATTTACCTTATGGTGATAAATCAGCGGCAGCTATTCAGGCCTACAGCATTAAAGTAACGGATGTATTGTTACAGCAAGGATGTAAGTTAATATTGATAGCTTGTAATTCAGCTTCCTCAGCAGCCTTCGAATTGGTTAAGGAGTATGTAGGTTCCAAAGCTAAAGTTTTCAATGTAATTGATCCTGTGGTTGAGCATGTTGGACAAAACTACAGCAAGCAAAAAGTCGGACTGATCGGTACGAAACAAACAGTAAATTCAAACGCTTATGAGTTGAAGTTAAAGCAACTTAACCCCGATGTTGAATTAAAGAGTTTGGCCACTCCACTTTTAGTACCTATGATAGAAGAAGGGTTTTTTGAAAATAGAATTAGTCATGATATAATTGAAGCATATCTTCATCACGATGAATTAAAGCATATCGAAGCTTTAATATTGGGATGTACGCATTATCCTCTAATCAAAAATGAAATTGATAAATTTTACAACGGAGGAGTTGATATTTTGGATTCAGCCAGCATCGTTGCCAAGCGATTGGAATACTTTTTAAAAGAGAATGCTTTGCTCTCAACTAAAAAAGATAGGAAAGATAGATTTTTGGTTTCTGATATTACGGCATCTTTTGAGGCGTCTGCTAAAATATTCTTCCATGACGAAGTGCATTTAGAGAAGTATCCTATTTGGGATTAA
- a CDS encoding ATP-binding protein — protein sequence MIRTFLVQFLLIFSFITVGVSQNLSFDSLDSYYKHEINSDHSVEVDNKKLAQEINEIPSKQISDFSEFKKHLKLLALAERNNEYQLGIKQISKLIPATKSSNEFQAFLYYKLGQFYYRENRLVESLECYLKTSSILEKLKVHATLAAVYNRIGRINMNGWNNDIGIEYADKGLETLKKVKKFSRSDSFSLLGLYEIKGIAYRRTHRFDDALINIDKAVKLSSVLNDSVRLALNNGNKATIYYEKGDYNLAIPLLEKDFETSINAGVYNSGMNALIYLCWIYLEMDNADSVVSKFETMQDIANNYPITNPKSKAEYLKVGATVAEIKGDTAMANQYLKDYILQDNIRDSINMSNDVASLHERHLMEQEISKLELLQNTNKLQSSHLKLRTALLIIIAVTLLVVLWYAFTLRNKNQKIDKLNEMLEAKVSERTTRLLEINKELDTYLYRASHDIRRPIRTLLGLNNIAQINEDPHEMKALFSKVHTTAMSMDKMLFKLQMAYALNNSHKIENVKITELVNECIKDMSLEIEEHNASIKLDIRENAADVQANKSLLRIALDNIIENALLYQNGTKNEIEIFTDSGNYYFYIHVKDNGDGIPEKYFEDLFKPYFKISNKTQGSGLGLFLAHRAISFLAGEISVTSTVNEGSQFTLKIPINPK from the coding sequence GTGATAAGGACTTTTTTAGTACAATTTTTATTGATTTTTTCCTTCATAACTGTAGGTGTTTCACAGAATTTATCTTTTGATTCATTGGATAGTTATTATAAACATGAAATCAACTCAGATCATTCAGTTGAGGTTGATAATAAAAAGTTAGCTCAAGAGATTAATGAAATACCATCAAAGCAGATATCCGACTTCTCAGAATTTAAAAAGCATTTGAAACTTCTGGCTTTGGCCGAAAGAAACAACGAATACCAATTAGGAATTAAACAGATTTCGAAACTAATTCCAGCCACTAAATCTTCTAATGAATTTCAAGCTTTTCTATATTATAAATTAGGCCAATTCTACTACCGAGAGAATAGATTGGTAGAATCTTTAGAATGTTATTTAAAAACTTCTTCAATACTTGAAAAATTAAAAGTCCACGCCACCCTGGCAGCCGTTTACAATAGAATCGGGAGAATAAATATGAATGGCTGGAATAACGATATTGGTATTGAATATGCAGACAAAGGATTGGAAACTTTAAAAAAGGTGAAAAAATTTAGTCGTTCAGATTCCTTTTCGTTGCTGGGATTATATGAAATAAAAGGAATTGCTTATCGAAGAACTCATCGTTTTGACGATGCCTTAATTAATATCGATAAGGCAGTTAAGTTATCTTCCGTTTTAAATGACTCCGTTCGGTTAGCACTTAATAATGGAAATAAAGCTACTATTTATTATGAAAAAGGAGACTACAATTTAGCAATTCCTCTCTTGGAAAAAGATTTTGAAACCAGCATAAATGCAGGCGTGTACAATAGTGGAATGAATGCTTTAATTTACTTATGTTGGATTTATCTTGAAATGGATAATGCCGACTCTGTTGTAAGTAAATTTGAAACAATGCAGGATATTGCAAATAACTATCCCATTACAAACCCAAAATCTAAGGCAGAATACTTAAAAGTCGGAGCCACAGTAGCAGAAATTAAAGGCGATACTGCTATGGCAAATCAGTACTTGAAAGACTACATTTTACAGGATAATATAAGAGATTCCATTAATATGAGCAATGACGTGGCAAGTTTGCATGAAAGACACCTGATGGAACAAGAAATTAGTAAATTAGAACTACTTCAAAACACTAATAAACTTCAATCCTCCCATTTAAAATTAAGGACAGCTCTTTTGATTATCATTGCTGTCACACTTTTGGTAGTTCTTTGGTACGCTTTTACCCTTAGAAACAAAAATCAGAAAATTGATAAACTCAATGAGATGTTGGAAGCAAAAGTATCTGAAAGAACAACACGATTATTGGAAATCAATAAGGAATTAGACACCTACTTATATAGAGCTTCCCATGACATTAGAAGACCCATCAGGACACTATTGGGATTGAATAACATTGCTCAGATCAATGAAGATCCTCATGAAATGAAAGCCCTTTTTAGCAAAGTGCATACCACAGCTATGAGTATGGATAAAATGCTTTTCAAATTACAAATGGCTTATGCACTTAATAATTCTCACAAGATCGAAAATGTTAAAATTACAGAACTTGTGAATGAATGTATTAAGGATATGTCACTGGAAATTGAGGAGCATAACGCAAGTATAAAACTAGATATAAGGGAAAATGCAGCAGATGTACAAGCCAATAAGTCCCTTCTAAGAATAGCTCTTGACAATATTATAGAGAATGCTTTGCTCTATCAAAACGGAACGAAAAATGAAATAGAAATATTCACTGATTCAGGTAACTACTATTTTTACATACATGTGAAAGATAATGGTGACGGCATTCCAGAAAAATACTTTGAAGATCTTTTTAAGCCGTACTTTAAAATAAGTAATAAAACACAAGGATCCGGCTTAGGATTGTTTTTAGCACATCGGGCTATTTCCTTTTTAGCTGGAGAAATCTCCGTTACTTCTACAGTAAATGAGGGATCACAGTTCACACTTAAAATTCCGATTAATCCCAAATAG
- a CDS encoding amidophosphoribosyltransferase, translated as MSDIIKHECGIAFIRLRKPLQYFIDKYGPLYAMNKLYLLMEKQHNRGQDGAGVGNVKLNVEPGHRYISRYRSVDNQPITHIFKKISKKYKKAKKEGGKWFNQEKWLKENCAFTGEVWLGHLRYGTHGQNSIENCHPMLRQNNWKNRSLMVAGNFNMTNVEELFDILTELGQHPKEKVDTVTVMEKIGHFLDEENQRIFEEHKDEYTNAEITQIIEEKLDLLQVLQRACRDFDGGYAMAGITGAGHAFVARDPSGIRPAHFYADDEVIVVASEKTAIKTAFNVNYKDIQEIKPAHALVMNTNGDYKMEQFIEPLERKSCSFERIYFSRGSDPEIYAERKMLGKLLVPTILKAIDYDLENTVFSYIPNTAETSFLGMMEGMEEHLAKRQLKELRSAREDDHALEKLLSFRPRVEKLVIKDAKLRTFITDDAHRDDLVAHVYDTTYEVIKKKVDTVVVIDDSIVRGTTLEKSILRMLDRLEPKKIIIVSSAPQIRFPDCYGIDMSKMKDFIAFRAVLALLKETKQENILEEAYQKCLHSDNTENHVKDVFAPFTYEQISRKIAELVKIDTIEAEVEVIYQTVEDLHKASPEHLGDWYFTGDFPTQGGNRVVNKAFVNFMEGKEVRAY; from the coding sequence ATGAGCGATATCATCAAACACGAATGCGGGATAGCCTTTATCCGCTTAAGAAAACCTCTCCAATATTTCATCGATAAATATGGTCCGCTTTACGCCATGAACAAGCTTTATTTGCTGATGGAGAAGCAGCACAACCGTGGGCAAGATGGTGCTGGAGTAGGAAATGTAAAGCTTAATGTGGAGCCAGGTCATCGATATATCAGTCGTTATCGCTCTGTTGATAATCAACCAATCACCCATATTTTTAAGAAAATCTCGAAGAAATATAAAAAAGCTAAGAAGGAAGGTGGAAAGTGGTTTAACCAAGAAAAGTGGTTAAAAGAGAATTGTGCCTTTACTGGAGAGGTGTGGTTAGGTCATTTGAGATATGGAACACACGGGCAAAATTCCATTGAAAACTGCCACCCAATGTTACGTCAAAACAACTGGAAAAACAGAAGCTTGATGGTGGCTGGCAATTTTAATATGACAAATGTTGAAGAGCTTTTTGATATTTTAACTGAACTAGGACAGCACCCCAAAGAAAAGGTAGATACCGTTACGGTGATGGAGAAAATCGGCCATTTCTTAGACGAAGAAAACCAAAGGATATTTGAGGAGCACAAGGATGAGTATACCAATGCGGAAATCACTCAAATAATTGAAGAGAAATTAGATTTGTTGCAAGTTTTACAAAGGGCTTGTAGAGATTTTGATGGCGGGTATGCAATGGCAGGTATAACAGGTGCTGGCCACGCATTTGTAGCTCGTGACCCTTCTGGCATAAGACCAGCACATTTCTATGCTGATGATGAGGTAATTGTAGTAGCATCCGAAAAAACAGCAATTAAGACTGCATTTAATGTAAATTACAAGGATATTCAGGAGATTAAACCAGCTCATGCTCTAGTGATGAATACCAATGGAGATTACAAAATGGAGCAGTTTATAGAGCCGTTGGAAAGGAAATCGTGCAGTTTTGAGAGGATTTATTTTTCCAGAGGATCCGATCCTGAGATTTATGCAGAAAGAAAAATGCTAGGGAAGCTTTTGGTTCCAACGATCCTTAAGGCTATCGATTACGATTTAGAAAATACGGTTTTCTCCTACATCCCCAATACTGCAGAAACTTCCTTTTTAGGAATGATGGAAGGAATGGAGGAGCATTTGGCTAAAAGACAGCTTAAAGAACTGCGAAGTGCCAGAGAAGATGACCATGCTCTTGAAAAACTACTATCATTTCGGCCAAGAGTAGAAAAATTGGTTATCAAGGATGCCAAATTAAGGACTTTTATTACCGATGATGCGCATAGAGATGATTTGGTGGCACACGTATATGACACTACGTATGAAGTAATCAAAAAGAAAGTGGATACGGTGGTTGTGATTGATGATTCCATTGTTCGTGGTACTACCTTGGAAAAAAGCATTTTACGAATGCTAGATAGATTAGAACCAAAGAAGATCATCATAGTCTCATCAGCGCCTCAAATCCGTTTCCCTGATTGCTATGGGATTGACATGAGTAAAATGAAAGATTTTATTGCTTTCCGTGCTGTGTTAGCTCTGTTAAAAGAGACGAAGCAGGAAAATATATTAGAAGAGGCTTATCAAAAATGTTTACATAGTGACAATACAGAGAATCACGTAAAAGATGTATTTGCACCTTTCACTTATGAACAAATCTCAAGGAAGATAGCTGAACTAGTAAAAATCGATACGATTGAAGCAGAGGTGGAAGTGATTTACCAAACAGTAGAAGATCTACACAAAGCAAGTCCGGAGCATTTAGGCGATTGGTACTTTACAGGTGACTTCCCAACTCAAGGAGGCAATAGAGTGGTGAATAAGGCCTTTGTTAACTTTATGGAAGGAAAAGAAGTGAGGGCTTATTAG
- a CDS encoding sugar porter family MFS transporter produces MIKNSYVFFISLTAALGGFLFGFDTAVISGAEQAIQEIWELSDWMHGFSIAIALYGTVIGALAAGYPANRFGRKPMLLLIGVLYTVSALGSALAPDVNTFMFFRFLGGLGVGASSVIAPMYISEIAPAGKRGMLVALFQFNVVLGILIAYFSNYLIALADLESSWRWMLGVEIIPAILYSLLSIRLPRSPRWLIANRNDYEDARMVLTKTDPENVDHIIKNIEKEKAKMEKREGFFALFKKQYFKFTSMAILIAFFNQLSGINAIIYFAPRIFESAGISTENGLLSTMGIGFINVIATMIGLYLIDRMGRKFLLYLGSVGYLISLSLMAISFSGDVIPSNLLPFFVFLFIAAHAVGSGSIIWAFIAEIFPNKLRAHGQSIGSFTHWLFAAVIANVFPFFANAFGSSSIFWFFAIMMFIQLLWTIFVMPETKGRELEEIK; encoded by the coding sequence ATGATTAAGAACTCATACGTATTTTTCATTTCACTTACAGCTGCCTTGGGTGGCTTTTTGTTTGGTTTTGATACGGCTGTAATATCCGGAGCAGAGCAAGCTATTCAAGAAATATGGGAGCTTTCTGACTGGATGCATGGCTTTTCTATTGCTATTGCACTTTACGGGACAGTAATAGGTGCATTAGCTGCGGGTTATCCCGCTAACCGTTTTGGAAGAAAGCCTATGTTGTTATTAATTGGCGTTCTTTATACGGTTTCAGCTTTAGGTTCAGCTTTAGCACCTGATGTGAATACTTTTATGTTCTTTCGTTTTTTGGGCGGCTTGGGAGTTGGGGCTTCATCTGTAATTGCCCCGATGTATATTAGTGAAATTGCTCCTGCCGGTAAAAGGGGAATGTTAGTGGCCTTATTTCAATTCAATGTTGTATTGGGAATCTTGATTGCCTATTTCTCTAATTATTTAATTGCATTGGCAGATTTGGAAAGTAGCTGGAGATGGATGTTGGGGGTAGAAATAATTCCTGCCATATTATATTCATTATTGAGCATCCGCTTGCCGAGAAGCCCTAGATGGCTAATTGCCAACCGTAATGATTATGAGGATGCCAGAATGGTTTTAACCAAGACCGATCCTGAAAATGTAGATCATATAATCAAAAACATTGAAAAGGAGAAAGCGAAAATGGAAAAAAGGGAAGGCTTTTTCGCACTTTTCAAAAAGCAATATTTCAAATTTACTTCAATGGCTATTTTAATTGCTTTTTTTAATCAACTTTCCGGTATCAATGCCATTATATATTTCGCCCCAAGAATATTTGAATCTGCAGGTATAAGTACAGAAAATGGATTGCTGTCCACCATGGGAATCGGGTTCATTAATGTGATTGCCACCATGATCGGTCTTTATTTGATTGATAGGATGGGTAGGAAATTCTTACTCTATTTGGGTTCCGTAGGGTATTTAATTTCTTTAAGTTTGATGGCAATTAGTTTTAGCGGGGACGTAATTCCTTCTAACCTACTTCCCTTCTTTGTATTTCTATTTATTGCTGCGCATGCAGTGGGAAGTGGCTCTATTATTTGGGCCTTTATTGCTGAAATCTTTCCTAATAAGCTGAGAGCACATGGACAATCCATTGGAAGCTTTACCCATTGGCTATTTGCTGCCGTCATTGCAAACGTTTTTCCCTTTTTCGCAAATGCATTTGGTTCATCGTCCATATTCTGGTTTTTTGCTATAATGATGTTTATACAGCTTTTATGGACTATTTTTGTGATGCCGGAGACCAAAGGACGAGAACTGGAAGAAATAAAATAG